A single window of Halobacterium jilantaiense DNA harbors:
- the mutS gene encoding DNA mismatch repair protein MutS — translation MGIVEEFLDLKEDSDADLLAMQVGDFYEFFAEDARTVAETLDLKVSEKASHGSSYPMAGVPVDDLTPYLAALVERGYRVAVAEQSEDDDGDIEREVERVVTPGTLLESTDGDARYLAAVVREDGSRGGSSDEGGDWGLAFVDVTTGQFRVTDADSRAGAVTELYRFAPAEVLPGPDLRGDDDFLGVLRERTDATLTLHDAGAFDAGRAAHAVRGQFGDGAIESLGVDADGPTVRAAGAAVGYVEDTDAGVLASLTRIQPFGADDHVELDATTQRNLELTETMTGGSDGSLLATVDHTASAAGGRLLQAWLTRPTRDRAELERRQAAVGALADAALARDALQDALGDAYDLERLASRAASGRADATDLLRIRDTLAVLPEVADALATTPALAESPARDVLARVDREAAAGVREELAGALAEDPPKTLSEGGLLREGYDDDLDELLAEYREHREWMDGLAAREKDRLGVTHLQVDRNKTDGHYVQVGNSETNAVPVEDGEYREIKQLKNSTRYTTEELESREREILRVEAERADLERELFGDLRDWVGTRAALLQDAGRALAELDALASFAEHAAANRWVRPDLVDGDALVVEAGRHPVVEQTTEFVPNDARFGEGRRFQVVTGPNMSGKSTYMRQVALIVLLAQVGSFVPAESARIGLVDGIYTRVGALDELAGGRSTFMVEMQELSRILHAATGDSLVILDEVGRGTATYDGISIAWAATEYLHNEVRAKSLFATHYHELTSLADHLADVANVHVAAEERDGEVTFLRTVRDGATDRSYGVHVADLAGVPDPVVERSRDVLDRLRDEQAVEAKGSAGESVQAVFDVGSGEFVAGDDGAGRDDDAGDSASDSLDADSEAVLDALRNVDVTETPPVELLSRVRDWQQRLDDDS, via the coding sequence GTGGGGATAGTCGAGGAGTTCCTCGACCTGAAGGAGGACAGCGACGCCGACCTGCTGGCGATGCAGGTGGGAGACTTCTACGAGTTCTTCGCGGAGGACGCCCGGACCGTCGCGGAGACGCTGGACCTCAAGGTCTCCGAGAAGGCCAGTCACGGCTCCTCGTACCCGATGGCGGGCGTGCCCGTCGACGACCTGACGCCGTACCTCGCGGCGCTCGTGGAGCGCGGCTACCGGGTGGCCGTCGCCGAGCAGTCCGAGGACGACGACGGCGACATCGAGCGCGAGGTCGAGCGCGTCGTGACGCCGGGCACGCTCCTGGAGTCGACTGACGGCGACGCCAGGTACCTCGCGGCCGTCGTGCGTGAGGACGGCAGCCGGGGCGGCAGCAGCGACGAGGGCGGCGACTGGGGGCTGGCGTTCGTGGACGTGACGACCGGCCAGTTCCGCGTGACGGACGCCGACAGCCGGGCCGGGGCCGTCACCGAGCTCTACCGGTTCGCGCCGGCCGAGGTGCTGCCCGGGCCCGACCTCAGAGGTGACGACGACTTCCTCGGCGTGCTGCGGGAGCGCACGGACGCGACGCTGACGCTGCACGACGCCGGCGCGTTCGACGCGGGACGGGCCGCGCACGCCGTCCGCGGGCAGTTCGGGGACGGCGCAATCGAGAGCCTCGGCGTCGACGCCGACGGCCCGACGGTTCGGGCGGCGGGCGCGGCCGTCGGCTACGTCGAGGACACGGACGCGGGCGTGCTGGCGTCGCTGACGCGCATCCAGCCGTTCGGCGCGGACGACCACGTCGAGCTGGACGCGACCACGCAGCGCAACCTCGAACTGACGGAGACGATGACGGGCGGCAGCGACGGCTCGCTGCTGGCGACCGTCGACCACACCGCGTCCGCGGCGGGCGGCCGGCTGCTGCAAGCCTGGCTCACGCGGCCGACGCGGGACCGCGCGGAACTGGAGCGCCGGCAGGCCGCGGTCGGCGCGCTGGCGGACGCCGCGCTCGCCCGTGACGCCCTCCAGGACGCACTCGGGGACGCCTACGACCTCGAACGGCTGGCGAGCCGGGCGGCCAGCGGGCGCGCCGACGCCACCGACCTGCTGCGGATTCGGGACACGCTCGCCGTACTACCCGAAGTGGCGGACGCGCTCGCGACGACGCCCGCTCTCGCGGAGTCGCCCGCTCGGGACGTGCTGGCGCGCGTCGACCGCGAGGCGGCGGCGGGCGTCCGCGAGGAGCTGGCGGGCGCGCTCGCCGAGGACCCGCCGAAGACGCTCTCGGAGGGCGGGCTGCTCCGGGAGGGCTACGACGACGACCTGGACGAACTGCTGGCCGAGTACCGCGAGCACCGCGAGTGGATGGACGGCCTCGCCGCCCGCGAGAAGGACCGACTGGGCGTCACCCACCTCCAGGTCGACCGGAACAAGACCGACGGCCACTACGTGCAGGTCGGGAACAGTGAGACCAACGCCGTCCCCGTCGAGGACGGCGAGTACCGAGAAATCAAGCAGCTGAAGAACTCCACGCGGTACACCACCGAGGAACTGGAGTCCCGGGAGCGCGAGATTCTGCGCGTGGAGGCCGAGCGCGCCGACCTCGAACGAGAGCTGTTCGGGGACCTCCGCGACTGGGTGGGGACGCGGGCCGCGCTCCTGCAGGACGCCGGCCGCGCGCTCGCCGAACTCGACGCGCTGGCGAGCTTCGCAGAGCACGCCGCCGCGAACCGCTGGGTGCGGCCGGACCTCGTTGACGGCGACGCCCTCGTCGTGGAAGCTGGCCGCCACCCGGTCGTCGAGCAGACCACCGAGTTCGTCCCGAACGACGCCCGGTTCGGCGAGGGCCGGCGCTTCCAGGTGGTCACCGGGCCGAACATGAGCGGGAAGTCGACGTACATGCGGCAGGTCGCGTTGATCGTCCTGCTCGCGCAGGTCGGGAGCTTCGTCCCGGCGGAGTCCGCCAGAATCGGGCTCGTGGACGGCATCTACACCCGGGTCGGCGCGCTCGACGAGCTCGCGGGCGGCCGGTCGACGTTCATGGTGGAGATGCAGGAGCTGTCCCGCATCCTCCACGCCGCCACCGGGGACTCGCTCGTGATTCTGGACGAGGTCGGCCGCGGCACCGCGACCTACGACGGCATCAGCATCGCGTGGGCGGCGACCGAGTACCTCCACAACGAGGTCCGCGCGAAGAGCCTGTTCGCCACGCACTACCACGAACTCACGTCGCTCGCCGACCACCTCGCGGACGTGGCGAACGTCCACGTGGCAGCCGAGGAGCGGGACGGCGAGGTGACGTTCCTACGGACGGTGCGGGACGGCGCGACCGACCGGTCGTACGGCGTCCACGTCGCCGACCTCGCGGGCGTCCCGGACCCTGTCGTGGAGCGCTCGCGGGACGTGCTCGACCGGCTGCGCGACGAGCAGGCCGTCGAGGCGAAGGGCTCGGCGGGCGAGTCGGTGCAGGCCGTCTTCGACGTCGGGAGCGGCGAGTTCGTGGCGGGCGATGACGGTGCTGGGAGGGACGATGACGCGGGCGACAGTGCGTCGGACAGCCTCGACGCCGATTCCGAGGCCGTGCTTGACGCCCTCCGGAACGTGGACGTGACGGAGACGCCGCCGGTCGAACTGCTCTCGCGGGTCCGGGACTGGCAGCAGCGACTGGACGACGACTCGTAG
- a CDS encoding molybdopterin-dependent oxidoreductase, which yields MGSRLRVAALAGVSGVAGSFAAAGYTRQFVAAPVDALVVRATPGALVAWMITNVGESAHVLHVALAVGIVAGLFGATAVVGRAVAARSGWRLAGAGLAGVLSWAVAATITDAPGLALAAGAPVAVVTAVEAGPAARRELDVTRRRVVRSTVGALGFASVASAVGWYQSVGVGDDAVPAATGERSEAVQERLEAAADRELDLAADDVPGLVSPIGEFYNVDIAEFDPTVPDDDWTLTVTGEVESPQQFDFADVRERPTEHRFVTLRCVGEGLNGRKLDTAVWTGTPLKPLLEEVDPGGDCGCAMLRAHDDYFVQFPVDALEDAFLAWGMNGRPLPKSHGHPVRVLVPGHWGETNVKWLSEIELLDEEADGYWEERGWHGTGPVNTVAKLWDDTRLADGRIEVAGHAYAGTRGIERVEVSTDGGRTWTDAELSEPLPGEDVWRQWHHVYEPDGTHEVVVRATDGEGQLQPEERADSFPSGATGWVSKRIEP from the coding sequence ATGGGTAGCCGGCTGCGGGTGGCCGCGCTGGCGGGCGTGAGCGGCGTCGCGGGGTCGTTCGCCGCCGCGGGGTACACCCGCCAGTTCGTCGCCGCGCCGGTAGACGCGCTGGTCGTCCGGGCGACCCCGGGCGCGCTCGTCGCGTGGATGATCACGAACGTCGGCGAGTCCGCCCACGTGCTCCACGTCGCGCTCGCAGTCGGCATCGTGGCCGGCCTGTTCGGGGCGACCGCGGTCGTCGGACGTGCCGTCGCGGCGCGCAGCGGCTGGCGGCTGGCGGGCGCGGGGCTCGCCGGCGTCCTCTCGTGGGCGGTCGCGGCCACCATCACCGACGCGCCGGGGCTGGCGCTGGCGGCGGGCGCTCCGGTCGCGGTGGTGACCGCCGTCGAGGCCGGGCCGGCCGCCCGCCGCGAGTTGGACGTGACGCGGCGGCGAGTCGTCCGGTCTACGGTCGGCGCGCTCGGGTTCGCGTCCGTCGCGAGCGCCGTCGGGTGGTACCAGAGTGTTGGCGTCGGCGACGACGCGGTGCCGGCCGCCACCGGCGAGCGTTCGGAAGCGGTGCAGGAGCGACTGGAGGCGGCGGCGGACCGAGAACTCGACCTGGCGGCCGACGACGTGCCCGGGCTCGTCAGCCCCATCGGCGAGTTCTACAACGTCGACATCGCGGAGTTCGACCCCACGGTGCCGGACGACGACTGGACGCTGACGGTCACGGGCGAGGTCGAGTCCCCGCAGCAGTTCGACTTCGCGGACGTGCGGGAACGGCCGACCGAACACCGCTTCGTCACGCTGCGCTGTGTCGGCGAAGGGCTCAACGGCCGCAAACTCGACACCGCGGTCTGGACCGGGACGCCGCTGAAGCCGCTGCTCGAAGAAGTCGACCCCGGCGGCGACTGCGGGTGTGCGATGCTGCGGGCGCACGACGACTACTTCGTGCAGTTCCCCGTCGACGCGCTGGAGGACGCGTTCCTCGCGTGGGGAATGAACGGCCGGCCGCTGCCGAAGTCCCACGGCCACCCCGTTCGCGTGCTCGTGCCCGGTCACTGGGGCGAGACGAACGTGAAGTGGCTCTCCGAGATCGAGTTGCTGGACGAGGAGGCGGACGGCTACTGGGAGGAGCGCGGCTGGCACGGCACCGGCCCCGTGAACACGGTCGCGAAGCTGTGGGACGACACCAGGCTGGCCGACGGCCGCATCGAGGTCGCCGGCCACGCGTACGCCGGGACGCGAGGCATCGAGCGCGTCGAGGTGTCGACCGACGGCGGGCGCACGTGGACCGACGCCGAACTCTCGGAGCCGCTGCCCGGCGAGGACGTCTGGCGGCAGTGGCACCACGTCTACGAGCCGGACGGCACCCACGAGGTCGTCGTCCGCGCGACCGACGGCGAGGGCCAGTTGCAGCCCGAGGAGCGGGCCGACTCGTTCCCGAGCGGGGCGACGGGCTGGGTGTCCAAACGCATCGAGCCATGA
- a CDS encoding ABC transporter ATP-binding protein: MSEPDADPASEPATAQSSGRDAVLRTEDLRKTFGGLTATDDVTMEVERGTITGMIGPNGAGKSTFFNLVSGFYQPDGGKVLVNGEETTDMEPHEVTEHGLVRTFQTPRKLEGMTVREAMLVGPQNQLGESVVPLFTQPGAVETEERRNLERAEELLERFEIARLADQPATDISGGQLKLVELARAMLAEPDVLLLDEPVAGVNPTLANKLKAIIRELNEDGITFLIIEHDMGFIMDLADPIVVLNQGAVLMEGTPEAVRSDDRVVEAYLGGGGDV, from the coding sequence ATGAGTGAGCCAGACGCCGACCCGGCGAGCGAGCCGGCCACGGCGCAGTCGAGCGGCCGGGACGCGGTGTTGCGCACCGAGGACCTCCGGAAGACGTTCGGGGGCCTCACCGCCACCGACGACGTGACGATGGAAGTCGAGCGCGGCACCATCACGGGCATGATCGGCCCGAACGGCGCGGGGAAGTCGACGTTCTTCAACCTCGTGTCGGGGTTCTACCAGCCGGACGGCGGCAAAGTGCTCGTCAACGGCGAGGAGACGACGGACATGGAGCCCCACGAGGTGACCGAACACGGGCTCGTGCGGACGTTCCAGACCCCCCGCAAACTGGAGGGGATGACGGTGCGCGAGGCGATGCTCGTCGGGCCGCAGAACCAGCTCGGGGAGTCCGTCGTCCCGCTGTTCACGCAGCCCGGCGCGGTCGAAACCGAGGAGCGCCGGAACCTCGAACGCGCCGAGGAACTCCTCGAACGCTTCGAGATTGCGCGCCTCGCCGACCAGCCGGCGACCGACATCTCCGGCGGCCAGCTCAAGCTCGTGGAGCTCGCACGCGCGATGCTCGCCGAGCCCGACGTGCTGTTGCTGGACGAGCCGGTCGCGGGCGTGAATCCGACGCTCGCGAACAAGCTGAAAGCCATCATCCGGGAACTCAACGAGGACGGCATCACGTTCCTCATCATCGAGCACGACATGGGCTTCATCATGGACCTCGCCGACCCGATTGTGGTACTGAATCAGGGTGCCGTCCTGATGGAGGGCACCCCGGAGGCGGTGCGCAGCGACGACCGCGTCGTCGAGGCGTACCTCGGGGGTGGTGGAGATGTCTGA
- a CDS encoding long-chain-fatty-acid--CoA ligase has translation MQRQLLVTDFLDRARKYYGDETAVVATTGERYTYSDLGDRADRFSAVLQSAGVAPGDRVAVLDPNTHYHLEAAYGTMQAGGIHTPLNYRLTPEDFAYILNDAGVSAIYADYEYAEKVEAVRDEVPTETFVTNDADAVDGDWQDVDALLSDADPDSYDRPEMDESDVVTINYTSGTTGDPKGVCRTHRNETLHAFLVSYHQNVRDTDTYLWTLPMFHVNGWGHIYAVTGAGGTHVCTRGVDAESIFETVREEDVSYLCAAPTVLNMLQNYYDDHDVATTGDADVRAATAGSAPPEATIRTVEEEFDWDLVHVYGATETGPLITTSEAERLLDDEHRYSLKKRQGVGFLGTEVRVVDEDGEDVPWDDETIGEIVVSGNQVMKEYWNKPDATEEAFTERAEGYYHMGDFAVVDEHGFVSIQDRKKDIIISGGENISSIELEDALFEHDAVGEVAVVPSPHEDWGETPKAFVVPDSGDPENPGVTKTDLVDFTREHLASYKAVRRVEFVSDLPTTATGKVQKYELREQEFEDEDSMVGQG, from the coding sequence ATGCAGCGCCAACTCCTCGTCACGGACTTCCTCGACCGCGCTCGCAAGTACTACGGCGACGAGACGGCCGTCGTCGCGACCACCGGCGAGCGGTACACGTACAGCGACCTCGGCGACCGCGCTGACCGCTTCTCGGCGGTCCTGCAGTCGGCGGGCGTCGCACCGGGCGACCGCGTCGCCGTCCTCGACCCGAACACGCACTACCACCTCGAAGCCGCCTACGGGACGATGCAGGCCGGCGGCATCCACACGCCGCTGAACTACCGGCTGACGCCCGAGGACTTCGCGTACATCCTGAACGACGCCGGCGTCTCGGCCATCTACGCCGACTACGAGTACGCCGAGAAGGTCGAAGCCGTCCGGGACGAGGTGCCCACCGAGACGTTCGTCACGAACGACGCCGACGCCGTCGACGGCGACTGGCAGGACGTCGACGCCCTGCTGTCCGACGCCGACCCCGACAGCTACGACCGGCCCGAGATGGACGAGAGCGACGTCGTCACCATCAACTACACCTCCGGCACGACCGGCGACCCGAAGGGCGTCTGCCGCACGCACCGCAACGAGACGCTGCACGCGTTCCTCGTCTCCTACCACCAGAACGTCCGGGACACCGACACCTACCTCTGGACGCTCCCGATGTTCCACGTGAACGGCTGGGGCCACATCTACGCGGTCACGGGGGCCGGCGGCACCCACGTCTGCACGCGCGGCGTCGACGCCGAGTCAATCTTCGAGACGGTCCGCGAGGAGGACGTGTCCTACCTCTGTGCCGCGCCGACGGTGCTGAACATGCTCCAGAACTACTACGACGACCACGACGTCGCGACCACGGGCGACGCCGACGTCCGGGCGGCGACGGCGGGCAGCGCGCCGCCCGAGGCCACCATCCGCACCGTCGAAGAGGAGTTCGACTGGGACCTCGTCCACGTCTACGGTGCCACCGAGACCGGCCCACTCATCACGACCTCGGAGGCGGAGCGGCTGCTCGACGACGAGCACCGCTACTCGCTGAAGAAACGGCAGGGCGTCGGCTTCCTCGGCACCGAGGTCCGGGTCGTCGACGAGGACGGCGAGGACGTGCCGTGGGACGACGAGACCATCGGCGAAATCGTCGTCTCGGGCAACCAGGTGATGAAGGAGTACTGGAACAAGCCCGACGCCACCGAGGAGGCGTTCACCGAACGCGCGGAGGGCTACTACCACATGGGCGACTTCGCCGTCGTCGACGAACACGGCTTCGTCTCGATTCAGGACCGCAAGAAGGACATCATCATCTCCGGCGGCGAGAACATCTCCTCCATCGAACTGGAGGACGCGCTGTTCGAACACGACGCCGTCGGCGAGGTCGCGGTCGTCCCGTCGCCGCACGAGGACTGGGGTGAGACGCCGAAGGCCTTCGTCGTCCCCGACTCCGGCGACCCCGAGAACCCCGGTGTGACGAAGACCGACCTCGTCGACTTCACGCGAGAGCACCTCGCGTCCTACAAGGCCGTCCGCCGCGTCGAGTTCGTCTCGGACCTCCCGACGACGGCCACCGGGAAAGTCCAGAAGTACGAACTCCGCGAACAGGAGTTCGAGGACGAGGACTCGATGGTCGGACAGGGGTAG
- a CDS encoding AIR synthase family protein translates to MDDGKASGAFFDEHIADRTGADRTDVRLGPTYGADFGVVDVGDRVVALATDPVFVLRELGLERAAWFAFHICVSDVALSGLPPAHLAVDLNLPPGTSTETFDRIWDVFDREARDLGASLTTGHTGTYEGCAFPTVGGATALAVGDPDDLVVPTGARPGDRVVVTKGPAVETTGFLGVLFGDDLPLAETEAAAARERFADASPVRDALTMAAAGDVTAMHDATERGLANGFHELAAASGVGLAVDRDAVPVLPGVDAVCEHFGMDPWTASSEGTVIAAVAPDSVDSVLAALDEAAIPAAEVGVVEAGAGVTVDGDPLPEPTADPLWPAYQRAREQYGE, encoded by the coding sequence ATGGACGACGGGAAGGCCAGCGGCGCGTTCTTCGACGAGCACATCGCCGACCGCACGGGTGCGGACCGAACGGACGTCCGCCTGGGGCCGACGTACGGCGCGGACTTCGGTGTGGTCGACGTCGGCGACCGGGTGGTGGCGCTCGCCACCGACCCCGTGTTCGTGCTGCGGGAACTCGGCCTGGAACGCGCGGCGTGGTTCGCGTTCCACATCTGCGTCAGCGACGTGGCGCTCTCCGGGCTGCCGCCCGCGCACCTCGCCGTGGACCTGAACCTCCCGCCGGGCACGAGCACGGAGACCTTCGACCGAATCTGGGACGTGTTCGACCGGGAGGCCCGCGACCTCGGCGCGAGCCTCACCACGGGCCACACTGGGACCTACGAGGGGTGTGCGTTCCCGACGGTCGGCGGCGCGACTGCGCTGGCCGTGGGCGACCCCGACGACCTCGTGGTGCCGACGGGCGCGCGGCCCGGCGACCGCGTCGTCGTGACGAAGGGGCCGGCCGTCGAGACCACCGGCTTCCTGGGCGTGCTGTTCGGCGACGACCTCCCCCTCGCGGAGACCGAGGCCGCCGCGGCCCGCGAGCGGTTCGCGGACGCCAGCCCCGTCCGGGACGCGCTGACGATGGCGGCGGCCGGCGACGTGACGGCGATGCACGACGCGACCGAGCGCGGCCTCGCCAACGGCTTCCACGAACTCGCCGCCGCCAGCGGGGTCGGCCTCGCAGTCGACCGGGACGCCGTCCCCGTCCTCCCGGGCGTCGACGCCGTCTGCGAGCACTTCGGAATGGACCCGTGGACGGCGTCCAGCGAGGGCACCGTGATTGCGGCCGTCGCCCCCGACAGCGTCGACAGCGTGCTCGCGGCGCTCGACGAGGCGGCGATTCCGGCTGCCGAGGTCGGGGTCGTCGAAGCCGGCGCGGGCGTCACCGTCGACGGCGACCCGCTGCCGGAGCCGACGGCGGACCCGCTGTGGCCGGCGTACCAACGGGCGCGAGAACAGTACGGCGAGTAG
- a CDS encoding branched-chain amino acid ABC transporter permease, whose protein sequence is MPQLLNYLANGVVFSAIIVLGGIGLSLVYSIADFANFAHGDTMTVGAYAGLVTLGAIGTAGPTLFALPLGFYAALLAGIAVAAVVAVATHYLIYEPLDTDSIGLLITSIGVAFVYRALIQIQFGTGYTVYDVPTLRPIPWIEDLTGITLTEHEVAIVLVASVLVAALHVVLQYTTLGRTMRATADNEALAKVSGIRTERVITSMWVIGAGLAGAGGVFLGLYNQLSPRMGFNLLLVVFAAVILGGIGSVYGAMLGGVVIGMVNKLTPVLSDVGLPIEPAYANAIAFVIMVLVLLVRPTGIAGEGVS, encoded by the coding sequence CTGCCACAGCTACTGAACTACCTCGCGAACGGCGTCGTGTTCTCGGCCATCATCGTGCTCGGCGGCATCGGCCTGTCGCTCGTGTACTCCATCGCGGACTTCGCGAACTTCGCGCACGGCGACACGATGACGGTCGGCGCGTACGCCGGCCTCGTCACGCTCGGAGCCATCGGCACCGCCGGTCCGACGCTGTTCGCGCTCCCGCTGGGGTTCTACGCGGCGCTGCTGGCGGGCATCGCCGTCGCCGCAGTCGTCGCCGTCGCCACCCACTACCTCATCTACGAGCCGCTGGACACGGACTCCATCGGCCTGCTCATCACGAGCATCGGCGTGGCGTTCGTCTACCGGGCGCTCATCCAGATTCAGTTCGGCACGGGCTACACGGTGTACGACGTGCCCACGCTCCGGCCGATTCCCTGGATAGAGGACCTCACCGGCATCACGCTCACGGAGCACGAGGTCGCAATCGTGCTCGTCGCGTCCGTACTCGTCGCCGCGCTGCACGTCGTCCTCCAGTACACGACGCTCGGCCGGACGATGCGCGCGACCGCCGACAACGAGGCGCTCGCGAAAGTCTCGGGCATCCGCACCGAGCGCGTCATCACCTCGATGTGGGTCATCGGCGCGGGGCTCGCTGGCGCTGGCGGCGTGTTCCTCGGGCTGTACAACCAGCTCAGCCCCCGCATGGGGTTCAATCTCCTGCTGGTCGTGTTCGCCGCCGTCATCCTCGGCGGCATCGGCAGCGTCTACGGCGCGATGCTCGGCGGCGTCGTCATCGGGATGGTGAACAAGCTGACGCCGGTGCTGTCGGACGTCGGGCTCCCCATCGAGCCGGCGTACGCCAACGCCATCGCGTTCGTCATCATGGTGCTCGTGCTGCTCGTTCGGCCGACCGGCATCGCCGGGGAGGGGGTGTCGTAG
- a CDS encoding ABC transporter ATP-binding protein, giving the protein MSERVLDVDSVDSGYGDVQVLDDLSMRLDSEEIICLIGPNGAGKSTVLKTVFGLLTPWTGSVTFRDEDITGAEPADLVRMGMGYVPQVENVFGSMTVEENLRMGGVSREGGVDETIDRLYDRFDILDDKRSAKARTLSGGQRQVLAFARALMTEPDVLLIDEPSAGLAPNIVEDVFENVQTVNDLGTAIMMVEQNAVEGLGIADRGYVLDQGTVRFEDDADALLDNPEVGQLYLGG; this is encoded by the coding sequence ATGTCTGAGCGCGTCCTCGACGTCGACTCGGTCGACTCCGGGTACGGCGACGTACAGGTGCTCGACGACCTCTCGATGCGCCTCGATTCCGAGGAAATCATCTGTCTCATCGGCCCGAACGGTGCCGGCAAGTCGACGGTGCTGAAGACCGTCTTCGGGCTGTTGACGCCCTGGACGGGGTCGGTGACGTTCCGCGACGAGGACATCACGGGTGCCGAGCCCGCCGACCTCGTCAGGATGGGGATGGGCTACGTCCCCCAGGTGGAGAACGTCTTCGGGTCGATGACCGTCGAGGAGAACCTCCGCATGGGCGGCGTCTCCCGCGAGGGCGGCGTCGACGAGACCATCGACCGGCTGTACGACCGCTTCGACATCCTCGACGACAAGCGCTCTGCGAAAGCCCGCACGCTCTCGGGCGGCCAGCGCCAAGTGCTGGCGTTCGCTCGCGCGCTGATGACCGAGCCCGACGTCCTGCTCATCGACGAGCCGTCGGCGGGCCTCGCGCCGAACATCGTCGAGGACGTCTTCGAGAACGTCCAGACGGTCAACGACCTCGGCACGGCCATCATGATGGTCGAGCAGAACGCCGTGGAGGGGCTGGGCATCGCCGACCGCGGCTACGTCCTCGACCAGGGCACCGTGCGCTTCGAGGACGACGCCGACGCGCTGCTGGACAACCCCGAGGTCGGGCAGCTCTACCTCGGCGGCTGA
- a CDS encoding branched-chain amino acid ABC transporter permease, translating to MADDHGENGADPADDDSTRSAFEGGEDTSQERIETATNVVLAVAALGLLGGAMVGLISPAYLVFLVSLAGMYALLSLGLNVQWGYAGLINFSVAAFFGIGAYVPVLLSATRSPITDSVPPIAGVFVAVIVTVVLALAIGIPTLSLREDYLAIASLGLAEVVRLVFRNQADWTGGTSGVGGIPLFFDGVPVLETLPRDIGTVDVGFYTLGFQFWNSLLNAAIVGAFVLGSFLVLRRMHRSPWGRVLRTIRSDEDLAEALGKNTYAFRMQAFVLGSVVAMLAGVYYAYSNYYLTPDIFDPIYTFYAWIAVILGGSGSNRGALLGGVVIVTIVEGTRSLGIGASWRLFAVGLLIIAVIRFRPQGVLPPRDELIWPGARGGEADE from the coding sequence ATGGCCGACGACCACGGCGAGAACGGAGCCGACCCAGCCGACGACGACAGCACTCGCTCCGCCTTCGAGGGCGGCGAGGACACCAGTCAGGAGCGCATCGAGACCGCCACGAACGTCGTGCTGGCGGTTGCGGCGCTCGGCCTGCTCGGCGGCGCGATGGTCGGCCTCATCTCGCCGGCGTACCTCGTCTTCCTCGTGTCGCTGGCGGGCATGTACGCCCTGCTCTCGCTGGGTTTGAACGTCCAGTGGGGGTACGCGGGCCTCATCAACTTCAGCGTCGCCGCGTTCTTCGGCATCGGCGCGTACGTCCCCGTGTTGCTGTCGGCGACCCGGTCCCCCATCACGGACTCGGTCCCGCCGATTGCGGGCGTCTTCGTCGCCGTCATCGTGACCGTCGTGCTCGCGCTCGCCATCGGCATCCCGACGCTGAGTCTGCGCGAGGACTACCTCGCCATCGCCAGCCTCGGCCTCGCGGAGGTCGTGCGACTCGTCTTCCGGAACCAGGCGGACTGGACGGGCGGCACGAGCGGCGTCGGCGGCATCCCCCTGTTCTTCGACGGGGTGCCCGTGCTCGAGACGCTCCCCCGCGACATCGGTACCGTCGATGTCGGCTTCTACACGCTGGGCTTCCAGTTCTGGAACAGCCTGCTGAACGCCGCAATCGTCGGTGCGTTCGTCCTCGGGTCGTTCCTCGTGTTGCGCCGCATGCACCGGTCGCCGTGGGGGCGCGTGCTGCGCACCATCCGCAGCGACGAGGACCTCGCCGAGGCGCTCGGGAAGAACACGTACGCGTTCCGGATGCAGGCGTTCGTCCTCGGGAGCGTCGTCGCGATGCTCGCCGGCGTCTACTACGCGTACTCGAACTACTACCTCACGCCCGACATCTTCGACCCCATCTACACGTTCTACGCGTGGATTGCGGTCATCCTCGGGGGCAGCGGCTCCAACCGGGGCGCGCTGCTCGGCGGCGTCGTCATCGTCACTATCGTCGAGGGGACGCGGTCGCTGGGCATCGGTGCGTCCTGGCGGCTGTTCGCGGTCGGCCTGCTCATCATCGCCGTGATACGGTTCCGGCCGCAGGGCGTGTTGCCGCCCCGGGACGAACTCATCTGGCCAGGTGCCCGCGGGGGTGAGGCCGATGAGTGA